A genomic window from Actinomycetaceae bacterium MB13-C1-2 includes:
- a CDS encoding type II toxin-antitoxin system VapB family antitoxin, which translates to MNIKDPRVHELAKELAQVRGTTVTAAGREVLEETLGREKRTPEKLAELFSQLQSMVVGSEDQWLSDDNLYKGLPR; encoded by the coding sequence ATGAACATCAAGGATCCACGTGTGCATGAACTGGCAAAGGAACTCGCCCAGGTGCGGGGAACGACCGTGACCGCGGCGGGGCGTGAGGTATTGGAAGAGACTCTAGGACGTGAAAAACGGACCCCGGAGAAGCTTGCGGAGCTATTCTCCCAACTCCAGAGCATGGTTGTCGGATCTGAAGATCAGTGGCTCAGCGACGACAATCTCTATAAGGGGCTTCCACGTTGA
- the yaaA gene encoding peroxide stress protein YaaA has translation MLILLPPSEGKTSPTAGPRFSLESISFPELTGARSRVIQTLQELGNDAEAVKTLGLGKKSAEEASLNLSLFDSHCSQAINLYTGVLYDHLNTATLDKESRGRLSRQALISSALFGLIRPDDLIPNHRLAIGVRLPEIGAVGPWWRRQIEQASSTELDLQDRAVFDARSGGYKAAFSVCGANVVELSVVEERAAGRKVITHMAKKWRGLAARHLVQDNSLTDSSTAGEILGSLKHMALASRGLGVVGLEVSEPKPTKGGGSVVEATLVTTSTEKT, from the coding sequence GTGCTGATCCTGTTGCCGCCCTCTGAAGGAAAGACCTCACCGACCGCTGGTCCAAGGTTCAGTCTGGAGTCGATTTCCTTTCCGGAACTCACCGGTGCGCGATCTAGGGTCATCCAGACTCTGCAAGAACTGGGTAACGATGCCGAGGCCGTAAAGACCCTTGGACTGGGAAAGAAATCGGCCGAGGAGGCCTCGCTCAACCTCTCATTGTTCGACTCCCATTGCTCCCAAGCGATCAATCTGTATACCGGAGTCCTGTATGACCACCTCAACACAGCGACTTTGGACAAGGAATCCCGAGGTAGGCTCAGCCGACAGGCTCTGATTAGTTCCGCTCTGTTTGGCCTCATCAGACCGGATGACCTGATCCCAAACCACCGACTCGCAATCGGAGTACGGCTTCCGGAAATCGGAGCAGTTGGGCCGTGGTGGCGTAGGCAAATCGAGCAGGCTTCGTCCACTGAGTTGGATTTGCAGGACAGAGCCGTCTTTGATGCTCGGTCTGGAGGCTACAAAGCGGCATTTAGCGTCTGCGGCGCAAACGTCGTGGAACTTTCGGTTGTCGAAGAGCGGGCGGCCGGGCGCAAAGTCATTACACACATGGCGAAGAAGTGGCGTGGCCTCGCAGCGAGACACCTAGTTCAGGACAACTCCCTGACAGACTCAAGTACCGCTGGAGAGATACTGGGCTCCCTCAAACATATGGCACTGGCGTCCCGGGGTCTAGGAGTAGTGGGACTCGAAGTCTCGGAACCGAAGCCAACCAAAGGCGGGGGCTCAGTGGTGGAAGCAACGCTGGTGACTACCTCGACCGAAAAAACCTAG
- a CDS encoding GNAT family N-acetyltransferase, giving the protein MKQASEHPFPETFETERLILRKWEATDAEDLYRYASDELVGPAAGWPAHKSVSESAQTIRGVLSNAGTYAVTLKETGEPIGSVGLTTAPFGEVGDLELGYWIAAPHWGNGYVGEASSVLIRYAFEQLRCPVVWCGAYEENTKSRRAQEKLGFKFDRVVSGHPVPLLDTTKTLIVTRMTREDWEAENGS; this is encoded by the coding sequence ATGAAGCAAGCCAGTGAGCACCCCTTTCCTGAAACCTTCGAGACAGAACGGCTGATCCTACGCAAGTGGGAGGCAACCGACGCCGAAGACCTCTACCGGTACGCCTCGGACGAACTCGTCGGCCCGGCTGCGGGTTGGCCTGCGCACAAGTCAGTGTCCGAGAGCGCTCAAACAATCAGGGGCGTGCTATCGAACGCGGGAACGTACGCGGTGACACTGAAAGAGACGGGCGAGCCAATCGGAAGTGTGGGTCTAACAACGGCTCCGTTCGGCGAAGTCGGGGATCTGGAACTGGGCTACTGGATTGCCGCTCCCCACTGGGGAAACGGATACGTGGGCGAAGCCAGCAGTGTACTGATTCGGTACGCGTTCGAGCAACTGAGATGTCCTGTGGTCTGGTGTGGCGCGTACGAGGAGAACACCAAGTCTCGTCGCGCCCAGGAGAAACTCGGCTTCAAGTTTGACCGAGTGGTCTCGGGCCACCCGGTCCCACTACTAGACACAACCAAGACGCTGATCGTTACCAGGATGACCCGTGAGGACTGGGAAGCTGAGAATGGCAGCTAG
- a CDS encoding DUF5701 family protein: MSFEPANLPCPQEQAEHLIALGVPAQFGLSDQSARAAANHFHKAEGALLVPTGSPASYTELVGLLRYQDKPGFVVEDFTDADQFALFEGTDQKLLNLPESSWYLAHGPQRGDEFGNASPAEALAAITAQKRVALSMVEGTLLAIQAPEVLERNFCYMTIASRKRKSKGGFDARTPALWISNGTGRDGIGRKNAPKLGWCWWNNRHTWLGIAHAANREFSN, encoded by the coding sequence TTGTCCTTCGAACCCGCAAACCTTCCCTGCCCCCAGGAACAGGCAGAGCATCTCATCGCTCTCGGAGTTCCGGCGCAGTTCGGCCTGTCAGACCAGTCAGCGAGGGCCGCAGCGAATCACTTCCACAAAGCGGAGGGCGCGCTCCTGGTGCCGACAGGATCGCCAGCGAGTTACACCGAGCTTGTGGGATTGCTTCGTTACCAGGACAAGCCTGGGTTCGTTGTTGAGGACTTCACCGACGCGGACCAGTTTGCGCTCTTCGAGGGCACTGACCAGAAACTACTCAATCTCCCTGAGTCATCCTGGTATCTGGCACATGGTCCACAGCGCGGCGACGAGTTTGGCAACGCCTCGCCTGCCGAAGCCCTCGCTGCCATAACAGCGCAGAAACGCGTTGCGCTATCCATGGTCGAGGGAACACTCCTCGCCATCCAGGCTCCTGAAGTGCTTGAACGGAACTTCTGCTACATGACCATCGCGTCGCGAAAAAGGAAATCCAAAGGTGGGTTTGACGCGCGCACCCCCGCGCTATGGATCAGCAACGGTACCGGTCGCGACGGTATTGGGCGGAAGAACGCGCCAAAGCTTGGATGGTGCTGGTGGAACAATCGCCACACCTGGCTAGGCATTGCTCACGCGGCGAATAGGGAGTTTAGCAACTAG
- a CDS encoding fructosamine kinase family protein has protein sequence MDRYLLRHKPSFTKWASGDHLGRPLYEAAGLSWLRDGGAVTPAVLEVSESRLVTEYVDEWRPTAESARRLGRMIARMHASGAPWYGAPPSRYSGPAWIGDAALKVQQTLPQESKRSWGNFYSRLRIRPYLSDVFDKREQDVIEQLCQALESGVLDHDEPEMVRRKGDCVSRIHGDLWSGNVLWGKRGPVLIDPAAQGGHAEEDLSALRTFGCPYLEQIIAAYQEVSPLADGWEDRVYLHQMHILMVHCYLFGRSYVPRTVEVARNALSLV, from the coding sequence ATGGACAGGTACTTGCTTCGGCATAAGCCGTCGTTCACAAAGTGGGCATCCGGTGATCATTTGGGACGGCCCTTGTATGAGGCCGCTGGATTGAGCTGGTTGCGAGATGGCGGAGCCGTAACTCCCGCAGTTCTTGAGGTTTCGGAAAGTCGGCTTGTCACCGAGTACGTGGACGAGTGGCGGCCAACCGCCGAATCGGCAAGACGCCTCGGCAGAATGATTGCCAGGATGCATGCTTCAGGGGCTCCCTGGTATGGGGCACCTCCCTCCAGATACTCGGGGCCGGCCTGGATTGGTGATGCTGCCCTAAAAGTTCAGCAGACCCTGCCGCAAGAGAGTAAACGCTCGTGGGGCAACTTTTATTCCCGACTGAGGATTCGCCCATACCTGAGCGATGTCTTTGATAAGCGTGAGCAGGACGTGATCGAGCAACTGTGTCAGGCACTCGAGTCCGGCGTGCTGGACCATGACGAGCCCGAGATGGTGAGGCGGAAAGGTGATTGTGTCTCTCGAATTCACGGCGACCTCTGGAGCGGCAATGTGCTGTGGGGGAAGAGGGGCCCGGTCCTAATTGATCCCGCAGCTCAGGGAGGTCACGCAGAAGAGGATTTATCGGCGCTCAGAACGTTCGGGTGTCCATACTTGGAACAGATCATCGCAGCGTACCAGGAAGTTTCACCGCTCGCGGATGGTTGGGAGGACAGGGTGTACTTGCACCAGATGCACATCCTGATGGTGCACTGTTACCTCTTCGGTCGGAGCTACGTTCCCAGAACAGTTGAAGTCGCCAGAAACGCTCTTTCTCTGGTTTAG
- a CDS encoding MMPL family transporter, translating to MFRFLGKVTTRGAWGVIISWLVIIAVAASAALLGFGHGGLFQRMETSEYSIPGSESDQVTEYTSESSSSGPTSMLIVSGVDTEAAVTKEFANNNRKLLETEDVDSVVDAFSIAQLRVEAEEEARVQIEEEIENQIASALVDVEAQIKAGADQAKAQIQAQVDAAAAMGPEAQAMAQAQADQALAQVDTETQAALEQAKAEVTTQVTDAVEAAAEEAANTPEALEQKKEADKQEAALISKNKDGFAVIVTHDEVEEGAASKEARTAFLDALDEYRTALHQEFPGAEVREMSTEAIGAAVNDQVQSDLFKGESLGLPVAALLMLIVFGGAIAAGLPLIGAVSAIAVGMGVLWVSTWVTTIDAFILNVVSIIGLSLSIDYGLLVVSRFREEGYSLLEATPAELIPSDRKSYRKKIVVPAVRKTVASAGRTVFFSAITIAVALGGIFLINIHMLRTIAWGGILIALLAVLAAMTLIPALLTLFGDKLLKPSPLTKVPGLGQLMRAVGDSSSDHGIFSKIARWVQKRPWSVMIAVLIILVAMASPIRDLQMRNNLTDNIPATSDAGIVYETIQDDYPDLATPAIQAVADAPQDSETVDSFVAKIESLGDVEGVTVEGLPDHDGMTLINVQIAAEDQSGVEVTNLVKEIRALVTDDAQIWVGGSAANQLDFSDAVFSDAPWALLFVAIAVMILLFLMTGSVIVPLKAILINSLSIIASLGITVAIFENGWLGVPATPGLQTFIVVCMIAFGFGLSMDYEVFLLARIKEFWDEGESNDHAVALGLQRSGRIITSAAAIVIAVFIGFAMGDMLAIKQIGVGLAVMVAVDATMTRMLLVPATMTVLGKWNWWAPKPLAKLYKKVGLHH from the coding sequence ATGTTCCGTTTTTTGGGTAAGGTAACCACTCGAGGCGCCTGGGGCGTCATCATTTCCTGGTTGGTAATAATCGCGGTCGCAGCCTCGGCCGCGCTGTTGGGTTTCGGCCACGGTGGTCTGTTCCAGCGAATGGAAACCAGCGAGTACAGCATTCCTGGTAGCGAATCGGACCAGGTGACGGAGTACACGAGTGAGAGCTCTAGTTCCGGCCCAACGAGCATGCTCATCGTCTCAGGAGTCGACACAGAAGCTGCGGTGACCAAGGAGTTTGCCAACAACAACCGAAAGCTTCTGGAGACCGAGGACGTCGATTCCGTTGTCGACGCCTTTTCGATCGCTCAACTGAGAGTGGAGGCCGAAGAAGAGGCCAGAGTCCAGATCGAGGAAGAGATCGAGAACCAGATCGCGTCGGCGCTGGTCGATGTCGAAGCTCAGATCAAGGCTGGCGCTGACCAGGCCAAAGCCCAGATTCAGGCGCAGGTGGACGCAGCCGCCGCAATGGGTCCCGAGGCGCAGGCGATGGCTCAGGCGCAGGCAGACCAAGCTCTGGCGCAGGTAGACACGGAAACCCAGGCCGCTCTTGAACAGGCGAAGGCCGAGGTGACCACGCAGGTCACCGACGCGGTTGAGGCGGCGGCTGAGGAGGCCGCGAACACCCCTGAAGCCCTCGAGCAAAAGAAAGAAGCCGACAAGCAAGAGGCCGCGCTCATTTCCAAAAACAAGGACGGTTTCGCTGTCATTGTGACCCACGACGAGGTTGAAGAAGGAGCGGCATCAAAAGAGGCTCGGACCGCCTTCCTTGATGCGCTCGACGAGTACCGCACGGCTCTGCACCAGGAGTTCCCCGGTGCTGAGGTTCGCGAAATGTCCACTGAAGCTATTGGGGCCGCGGTCAACGATCAAGTCCAGTCGGACCTGTTTAAGGGTGAGTCCTTAGGTCTTCCGGTAGCTGCTCTGCTTATGCTCATCGTCTTTGGTGGCGCGATTGCTGCCGGATTACCACTGATCGGAGCGGTAAGCGCCATCGCGGTTGGAATGGGCGTTCTTTGGGTTTCTACCTGGGTTACTACCATCGATGCCTTCATCTTGAACGTTGTTTCGATCATCGGGCTGTCCCTTTCGATTGACTACGGTCTGCTTGTGGTTTCCCGATTTAGGGAGGAGGGATACTCCCTACTTGAGGCGACTCCGGCAGAACTGATTCCTTCGGACCGGAAGTCATACCGCAAGAAGATCGTTGTCCCAGCAGTGCGGAAAACTGTTGCAAGTGCTGGACGAACAGTATTCTTCTCAGCGATAACCATTGCCGTGGCACTGGGCGGGATTTTCCTCATCAATATCCACATGCTTCGGACAATCGCATGGGGTGGCATTCTGATTGCACTTCTCGCGGTGCTGGCAGCCATGACGCTTATTCCCGCGTTACTGACGCTCTTTGGTGACAAGCTCCTCAAGCCGTCCCCACTCACCAAGGTCCCAGGACTTGGTCAGTTGATGCGTGCTGTCGGTGACTCATCGAGTGATCACGGGATCTTCTCAAAGATCGCTCGATGGGTACAGAAACGTCCCTGGTCAGTAATGATCGCAGTGCTAATAATCCTGGTTGCCATGGCTTCCCCGATCCGTGACCTTCAGATGCGAAACAACCTGACGGATAACATTCCCGCCACGTCCGATGCTGGGATCGTTTACGAGACCATTCAGGATGACTATCCAGACTTGGCGACACCCGCTATCCAGGCAGTCGCCGACGCCCCGCAAGACTCGGAGACGGTCGATTCGTTCGTCGCCAAGATTGAGTCTCTGGGCGACGTTGAAGGAGTTACGGTCGAGGGTCTTCCCGATCACGACGGGATGACTCTGATCAACGTTCAGATTGCGGCCGAAGATCAATCGGGGGTCGAAGTCACGAACCTGGTGAAGGAAATTCGCGCTCTTGTGACCGACGATGCCCAGATCTGGGTCGGTGGTTCGGCGGCAAACCAACTTGACTTCAGTGACGCGGTCTTCAGCGATGCTCCCTGGGCCCTGTTGTTTGTAGCGATCGCGGTAATGATTCTGCTGTTCTTAATGACGGGATCAGTCATAGTTCCGCTCAAGGCCATCCTCATCAACAGTCTCTCGATCATCGCGTCACTCGGCATTACGGTCGCGATTTTCGAGAACGGCTGGTTGGGGGTTCCGGCAACGCCGGGCCTACAAACCTTCATCGTCGTCTGCATGATTGCATTTGGTTTCGGGTTGTCGATGGACTACGAAGTCTTCCTATTAGCCAGAATCAAAGAGTTCTGGGATGAGGGCGAGAGCAATGATCACGCCGTCGCTCTAGGTCTCCAACGCTCAGGACGAATCATCACCTCGGCGGCAGCCATTGTCATCGCGGTGTTCATAGGCTTCGCAATGGGAGACATGCTGGCGATCAAGCAGATCGGTGTTGGCCTTGCCGTGATGGTCGCCGTCGACGCAACCATGACCCGTATGCTTCTAGTTCCAGCGACGATGACCGTGCTCGGAAAGTGGAACTGGTGGGCGCCAAAGCCACTCGCGAAGCTGTACAAGAAAGTAGGGCTACACCACTAG
- a CDS encoding gamma carbonic anhydrase family protein, with translation MALLIPFEGKTPQVDPTAWLAPNATLIGDVRVGPGASIWFGAVLRGDMDRIELGAGSNLQDNVVVHTDTGIPTVIGKNVGVGHLALIHGATVEDGCLIGMGARLLNGSRIGSGAMVAAGALVLEGRSVEPGHIVAGVPAKDRGELTPEVAQRVHENAFRYQELAARYRNQ, from the coding sequence ATGGCACTACTGATCCCGTTCGAGGGCAAAACTCCGCAGGTTGATCCCACTGCTTGGCTTGCCCCCAATGCGACTCTGATCGGCGACGTTCGAGTCGGTCCGGGCGCGTCGATCTGGTTCGGCGCGGTACTTCGCGGCGATATGGATCGCATTGAGTTGGGAGCAGGAAGTAACCTTCAGGACAACGTAGTTGTCCACACTGACACGGGTATTCCAACCGTCATCGGTAAGAACGTCGGAGTCGGGCATCTTGCCCTCATCCACGGCGCAACCGTTGAAGACGGATGCCTAATTGGCATGGGGGCACGACTGCTAAACGGTTCCCGTATTGGGAGCGGTGCGATGGTCGCGGCCGGAGCTTTGGTTCTCGAAGGGCGCTCAGTAGAACCGGGACATATCGTCGCCGGAGTACCGGCAAAGGACCGCGGTGAACTAACCCCTGAGGTAGCACAGCGCGTTCATGAGAACGCCTTCCGCTACCAGGAACTCGCCGCCAGATATAGGAATCAGTAG
- a CDS encoding rhodanese-related sulfurtransferase, translating into MAEPKILLYYVLAPVADPDAVMLWQRELCEKLGLRGRIIISPHGINGTVGGELDACKQYIKRTKEYAPFRGITDTVKWSEGTGFDADQPEWNRGRDRRAPWKRISDFPRLSVKVRPELVAFGTPDEVKVGPGGVIGGGEHLTPAQVNELVEQRGDEVVFFDGRNEWEARIGRFNDAVVPDVETTHGFIEQIESGAFDDLKDKPIVTYCTGGIRCEILSALMKNRGFSEVYQIDGGIVRYGETFGDQGLWQGSLAVFDGRETIDFSPETKVIGECDVCGAPARDLGNCADPLCKARMVVCEDHAAVENLCVEHMLA; encoded by the coding sequence ATGGCCGAACCAAAGATACTTCTCTACTACGTCTTAGCACCTGTGGCGGACCCGGACGCAGTGATGCTCTGGCAGCGTGAACTATGCGAAAAACTAGGTCTGCGGGGACGAATCATCATCTCACCACACGGCATAAATGGCACGGTTGGTGGAGAACTGGATGCCTGTAAGCAGTACATCAAGCGAACCAAAGAGTATGCGCCGTTTCGCGGGATCACGGATACGGTGAAGTGGTCCGAGGGCACGGGTTTTGACGCAGATCAACCCGAGTGGAATCGTGGTCGTGATCGGCGTGCTCCGTGGAAGAGGATTAGCGATTTTCCTCGTCTGTCAGTGAAAGTCCGCCCCGAACTGGTCGCGTTTGGAACGCCGGACGAGGTGAAGGTTGGCCCGGGCGGAGTCATTGGTGGTGGTGAGCATCTAACGCCTGCCCAGGTAAACGAACTGGTCGAACAGAGAGGGGACGAGGTCGTCTTCTTCGATGGGAGAAATGAATGGGAAGCTCGCATCGGCAGGTTCAATGACGCCGTCGTTCCCGACGTTGAGACCACCCACGGGTTTATCGAACAGATCGAAAGCGGGGCCTTTGACGACCTGAAGGACAAACCAATCGTCACCTACTGCACCGGTGGAATCAGATGCGAGATTCTTTCAGCCCTTATGAAGAATCGTGGATTTTCCGAGGTTTACCAGATCGACGGCGGTATCGTCCGATACGGAGAAACCTTTGGAGACCAGGGGCTATGGCAGGGATCGCTCGCTGTCTTTGATGGGCGCGAAACAATCGATTTCTCGCCCGAGACCAAAGTGATCGGCGAGTGCGACGTTTGTGGTGCACCAGCAAGAGATCTGGGGAACTGCGCAGATCCCTTGTGCAAAGCCCGTATGGTCGTTTGCGAGGATCACGCTGCAGTAGAGAACCTGTGCGTGGAGCACATGTTGGCCTGA